The following are encoded in a window of Anopheles gambiae chromosome X, idAnoGambNW_F1_1, whole genome shotgun sequence genomic DNA:
- the LOC1272071 gene encoding cytochrome P450 4c3 yields MAYGDSVLLASSIGAGSNSWTRQQFIESVPKTSVLLLLSFIFIVCCLAAYLERYRRLVRHINCIPGPATLPIIGNALLINADREELFNRIIASRKLYGRRQGITRIWNGMTPYVLISQAQAVEKILSSTKNIEKGRDYEFLQPWLGTGLLTSPASKWQHRRKILTPTFHFRILADFVEVFNKQATVLVEKLAKELDNEAGFDCVRYITLCSLDIICETAMGCPVYAQRQSDSEYVRAHEKIGEIMLNRLQKLWLHPDIIFRCTRQYREQQKCLDILHRFSYRMITERRSIIQTGSMVKQATTEDGLDANNNNCEGTGRKQLAFLDLLIEASDGGRILSDTDIREEVDTFILGGHDTTATSISWTLFLLGTDPTVQERVVQEIECVMGDGGERWPTMRELNEMRYLEACIKEGLRLYPSIPIIGRRLTEDVRLADHVLPAGTNAVIVVYQLHRDPAVFPNPDRFNPDHFMVDASSSQEPRHPFAYIPFSAGPRNCIGQKFGALEAKAVLVAVLRQYRVEAVDRRENLTLYGELVLRSKDGLRIRITKRK; encoded by the exons ATGGCTTACGGTGATTCTGTGCTGCTTGCCTCCAGCATCGGAGCAGGGTCCAACAGCTGGACCAGGCAGCAGTTTATCGAGAGTGTGCCCAAAACtagcgtgctgctgctgctgagcttCATCTTTATCGTGTGCTGCTTGGCAGCGTACCTGGAGCGCTATCGGCGCTTGGTGCGACACATCAACTGCATCCCCGGCCCGGCCACGCTGCCAATCATCGGCAATGCCCTGCTTATCAACGCTGACCGCGAAG AACTGTTCAATCGCATCATCGCATCCCGAAAGCTGTATGGACGCCGCCAGGGTATAACGCGCATCTGGAACGGGATGACGCCTTACGTGCTGATCTCCCAGGCGCAAGCAGTTGAG AAAATACTGAGCAGCAcgaaaaacattgaaaagggCCGTGACTACGAGTTTCTCCAGCCCTGGCTCGGGACCGGGCTGCTGACGAGCCCGGCCAGCAAGTGGCAGCACCGGCGCAAGATCCTGACGCCCACGTTTCACTTCCGCATACTGGCCGACTTTGTGGAGGTGTTCAACAAGCAGGCAACGGTGCTGGTCGAGAAGCTGGCAAAGGAGCTGGACAATGAGGCAGGCTTCGACTGCGTGCGCTACATCACGCTCTGCTCGCTGGACATTATCTGCG AAACTGCCATGGGATGTCCCGTGTACGCACAGCGCCAGTCCGACTCAGAGTACGTGCGGGCACACGAGAA AATCGGCGAGATAATGCTGAACCGGCTGCAAAAGCTCTGGCTCCATCCGGACATCATCTTCCGCTGTACGCGGCAGTACCGGGAGCAGCAGAAGTGTCTCGACATCCTGCACCGGTTCTCCTACCGCATGATCACGGAGCGGCGTTCCATTATTCAAACTGGCAGCATGGTGAAGCAGGCCACCACAGAGGACGGGCTAgatgcaaacaacaacaactgcgAGGGCACCGGGCGTAAGCAGCTCGCCTTTCTCGATCTGCTGATCGAGGCGTCCGACGGTGGTCGGATACTGTCCGACACGGACATACGCGAGGAGGTGGACACGTTCATTCTCGGCGGGCACGATACGACCGCGACCTCCATCTCCTGGACCCTGTTCCTGCTCGGCACGGACCCGACCGTCCAGGAGCGGGTAGTACAGGAGATCGAGTGCGTGATGGGCGACGGTGGCGAACGGTGGCCAACGATGCGCGAGCTGAACGAGATGCGTTATCTGGAGGCGTGCATTAAGGAAGGGTTGCGGCTGTACCCGAGCATTCCGATCATTGGCCGACGGCTGACGGAGGACGTGCGGCTGGCCGACCATGTGCTGCCGGCGGGCACGAACGCCGTCATCGTCGTGTACCAGCTGCACCGCGATCCGGCCGTCTTTCCCAATCCGGATCGCTTCAATCCGGACCACTTTATGGTGGATGCGTCGTCGTCCCAAGAGCCGCGCCATCCGTTCGCCTACATTCCGTTCAGTGCGGGACCGAGGAACTGTATCGGGCAGAAGTTCGGGGCGCTCGAGGCGAAGGCAGTGCTGGTGGCCGTGCTGCGGCAGTACCGGGTCGAGGCGGTCGATCGGCGCGAAAATCTTACGCTGTACGGTGAGCTGGTGCTCCGGTCGAAGGATGGACTGCGGATACGCATAACGAAGCGGAAGTAA